Sequence from the Gemmatimonadota bacterium genome:
CCAGCGTGATCACCATTCCGGTCATCGTGGTCTTCGCCTACGGGCAATTCATCGGCGATTCCGCGGAGCAGGACATATCGGTCGCCGGCGCCGCACTCGGCGTTTTCCTGATCGTCGCCGTTCCGGTGCTGATCGGTCTTGCCATTCGCCGCTTCGCGGAAAGCTTCGCAATTCGGTTCGAGCCCGCGGCCCGCAAGGTCTCCGCGGTGTTATTGACGCTCGTTCTCGCCGGCGCGATCTTCGATCAACGCGCCAACTTCGTCTCCTATTTCGCGCAGGCCGGACTCGTCACCCTCGTCCTCAACCTGCTGATGATGACACTCGCCTGGATTCTCGCCCGGATGTTCGCCTCCGGACCGACCCGGCGGACCGCCATTGCGATCGAATGCGGCATCCAGAACGGGACGCTCGCGATCGCGGTCGCGGTTATGCTGTTCGGCGGCGGGCTCGCGACCATGCCGGCGGCGACCTACAGCCTGATCATGTTCGCCACCGCGTTGATCTATATAGCCGTGCTGCGGCGGAGCGCCTGATCCGCCGCAGAAGATCGGATGCCGGCCTCGGCCCTGGCGGCCGGATCCAGTGGTTCCATCATTCCCAGTCGGTGTAATCACGTTCCGCTATCCCTCCTGCACCCCCTCGCGCACCTTCCTGCGGGCGTTACAAAAGCGCGAGCGCCAATTCAAAAAACCCTTGCATCATCCAACGACCCTTCATATATTAGCAGACTGGAACTTTGAGTGCTAATTTCAGTATCGCTACTTGTTGAATATACAAGTGCTTAGACGAATCAAAAGCGCGTACAGCCAAGCCTGTTCGCCTTGCTCGAAAACGCCCGGTACCACCCGGCGAATCATAGGGGGTAGCAGAAGTGCCAGCAAAACAACTTTCATTCGACGCGGATGCCCGGCAGGCCCTCAAGCGAGGGGTGGACGCCCTGGCTGACGCGGTCCGTGTCACCATGGGTCCGAAGGGCCGATGCGTCGTGCTCGACAAGAAATTCGGTTCGCCTACTTTCACGCTGGACGGCGTCACGGTGGCGAAGGAAATCGAGCTCGAGGACAACTACGAAAACATGGGCGCCCAGATGATCAAGGAAGCCGCGTCGAAGACCAGCGACGTGGCCGGTGACGGGACGACCACGGCCACCGTCCTCGCCCAGGCCATCTACGCGGAAGGCTTGCGGAACGTGACTTCCGGCGCCAATCCCATGGATCTGAAGCGGGGCATCGACAAGGCCGTATCCGCGGTGGTCGGCTCGATCGCTGAAATGTCGAAGGCCGTGGAAGGACGGAAGGAAATCTCCGAGACCGCCACCGTTTCGGCCCATGGCGACGGCAACATCGGCGACCTGATCGCGGACGCGATGGAAAAAGTGGGCAAGGACGGCGTCATCACGGTCGAAGAGGCCAAAAGCATGGAAACCTCCCTCGACGTCGTGGAGGGCATGCAGTTCGACCGCGGTTACCTGTCGCCTTACTTCGTTACCGACTCCGAGTCCATGGAAGCGGTACTCGAGGACACGAAGATCCTGATCCACGACAAGAAGATCAGCGCCGTCAAGGATATCTATCCCGTCGTCGAGAAGATCGCCCAGAGCGGCTCCCCGCTGCTGATCATCGCCGAGGATATCGAGGGCGAGGCCCTTGCCCTGCTGGTGGTCAACAAGCTTCGCGGCACCCTGAAGGTCGCCGCGGTGAAAGCGCCGGGGTTCGGCGACCGCCGGAAGGCCATGCTCGAAGATATCTCCATCCTGACCGGCGGCACGGTCATCTCCGAGGACGCCGGTTTCAAGCTGGAGAACGTGACCGTGGGCGACCTGGGTACGGCCAAGCGCGTCAACCTCGACAAGGACAACACGACGATCGTCGAAGGCGCCGGCGGCACCGACGCGATCCAGGGACGCATCAATCAGATCCGTGCCCAGATCGAGGAAACCACCTCCGATTACGACCGGGAGAAGCTCCAGGAACGCCTGGCCAAGCTGGCGGGCGGCGTGGCGGTCATCAACGTGGGCGCCGCGACGGAAGCCGAGATGAAGGAGAAGAAGGCCCGGGTCGAAGACGCCCTCAACAACGCCAAGGCGGCCATCGAGGAAGGGGTCGTGCCGGGCGGCGGCGTCACGTTCATCCGCGCGCTTTCCGCATTGGACAACGGGCTGGACACCGAGGGCGACGAAACCGTCGGCGCCGGCATCGTGCGCAAGGCGCTCGAGGCGCCCGTGAGGCAGTTGGCGGAGAACGCCGGTCTGGAGGGTTCCATCATCCTGCAGAAGATCCGCGAAGGCGAAGGCGGATACGGTTACAACTTCGAATCCGATGCCTACGGCGACATGTCCGAAACAGGCGTGATCGAGCCCGCCAAGGTTTCCCGCGTAGCGCTGCAGCACGCCGCGAGTATCGCCGGCCTGCTGCTGACCACCGAAGCACTGGTGGCGGAACTCCCTGATGATACCCCGCCTCCGGCCATGCCTCACGGCGGCGGCATGTACTAAGCGGGACGCTTCGATTAGGGACCGGTCCCCGACCGGTTGCAGGTAAACCCCCGGTGGCATTCACCGGGGGTTTTCTCTTGCTACGACCGGTTGCCGATTCTATATTCCCCCGTAACCTGCGGCGGATGCGAAAGACAGGTCCTGGGCGACGGAGCGACCATGAGAAACCCGGTGGTAATAGAACGCGCGGAGCGGCTACACCAGATCCCGCTGAACCGGCCCCTTGAACATTCCCGGTACTTAAGAAGACTGGCCGCCAGGGGGATCGAGCCCATCGATCTGACCACGGGCATTGCCGATCCCCTCCCGCGCCAGGATACCATCGAGAAGACCTTCGACGCCGTGGCGGCCACCGGAGGTCGAGGCGACCTGGGCGGACCAGGCGGACCAGGCGGACCGGGCGGACCAGGCGGACCAGGCGGACCGGACGATCTGGCGGAGACATCCCGGCATGCCGGCGACGCGTTCCGCAAGGCATTCAGCAACTGGTTCGCGTACCGGTTCGACGTGGAGATCGATCCGGACACGCACGTCCTGCCCTTCGCGGGTTCGGCGGTCGGCCCGGCCTGCGTGGCCATGGCGCTGGTCAACCCGGGCGAAACCGTGCTGGCGCCCGACCCCTCCCACCCGGCGTACCGGACCAGCGCCGTGCTGGCGAACGGGCAGATCCAGTCCTATCCCCTGCACGGACGAAACGATTTCCTCCCCAACCTGAAGCAGATCGAACCCCGGATCGCCGGGCAGGCAAAGCTGATGTACGTCGGTTTTCCGAACGACCCGACCGGGGTCGTGGCAGACCATTCGTTCTTCCGGGAACTCATCGATTTCGCGCGCAGGCACAACATCATCGTCTGTCACGACGCGACGCAGCATTTTCTGACGTACGACGGGGTCGAAGCCCCGAGCCTTCTGCAGACGCCCGGCGCGATGAACGTGGGCATCGAGTTGTTTTCCCTTTCCGTGCTGCCCGGCGGCATGTTCCGCGACCTGGGCGTGGCGGTGGGCAATCCATCCGCGCTGGCCGCCATGTCCCAGTTGACCTCCCATCTGCATGACCCGTTGCTGCCCGGTCTTCTCGCGGCCGCGGCCGCGGAGTTTCCCCGTCTGGACCGGCACGTGGAAGCCGTGGTTTCCCGGTGCAGGTCGCAAAGGGACCTGATGGTAACGGGGCTGCGGGACCTCGGTTGGCACCTGCCCGCACCCGGCGGCGGACCTTACGTCTGGCTTCCCGTGCCGCCCCGCTATTCCTCCGTTCGATTCAGCATCCTGTTGCGCAAGGCGGGCGTGTTCGTCGTGCCCGGCGCATACCTGGGCGAGTACGGCGAAGGATACGTCCGGATGGCCTTCAACGGCGAAGAGTCGCAGATCCGGTCCGCGCTCGACCGCATCGACCGGCAGATGTCGCGGTTCCGTTTGCGCAAACGGGCGTTCCCCGCGGTCAGTCTGGCCTGAACGGATCCGCCCCATGCCCGGAGACTGGATCAACGTGCGGGGAATCCGCACATTCGGCCATCATGGCGTGACAGCCCGCGAACGGGCTCGGGGACAGGTATTCGAAGCCCACGTCGCACTGCGCCTGGACCTGTCGGAGTCGTCCCGGACTGACCGCCTTTCCGATACCGTGGACTACGCCGACGTATGCCTGCGCGTAGGACGCATCCTCGGCGGCGAGCCATGCCGTCTGCTGGAGGCGGTCGCCGGCCGGGTGGCGGACGAGTTGCTTTCCGCCTACCCCCCTGTGGACCAGGTCGTGGTCAGACTGTGGAAGCCCGGGGTCGCCGCGGACCTGCCCCATTCGGGAACCCCCGGAGTCACCGTGCATCGAAGCAGGGAGTCGGAACGTACCGGACCGTGAGGTACGGGAACGTGACGTACCGGACCGAGCGGTCCATGCGGGCCAGGGGGACCAGGCCAGGGGGACCGAGCGGTCCATGTGGGCCAGGCGGACTAAGCGGACTATGCGGACTATGCGGACCAGGCGGACCGCAAGGAGCGAAATGGCGTCTGTTGCGCTTGGACTGGGCAGCAACATGGGAGATCGCGTCGCAAGATGCCGGCAGGCGCTACGCGAACTGGCCGGACATGAGGCGATCCGGATCGTCCGGCGCTCGTCATGGTACGAGACGCGGCCGGTGGGCCATGCCGGCCAGCCCGACTTCGTCAACGGCGCGGCCCTCCTGGAGACCACGCTTGCGCCCATGGGACTGCTTGAAACGCTCAAGGACGTCGAAGCGCGCATGGGACGTTCCGTCACGTGGGAAAAAGGGCCCCGCGAAATCGACCTCGACCTGTTGGTCTACGACGACCTGGTACTCGAACGGCCGGGTCTCGACCTGCCCCATCCCGCCATGGCGCAGCGGGCCTTCGTGCTCGTTCCCCTGGCGGAAATCCACCCGGACCTGGTCCACCCGGTGCACGGGCGGACGGTTTCCGACCTGCTGGATGACCTGAAACCCGTGGACCATCTCGTCCGCTATCTCACCGAGCCGTAACCGGAGCCCCGATGGAAGAAGCCAACGACGATCTGATCACACTGGTCCTGGCCGCGGGAAAAGGCACGAGGATGCATTCCGATCTGGCGAAGGTGCTGCACCGCATAAACGGCCGGGCGATGATTCACTACGTGCTGGACACGGCGCGAGCGCTCCGTCCGCGGCGGATCATCGTCATCATCGGCCACCAGGCCGGCGCGGTGCGGCAGGAACTGGCCGGATCGCCCGGATTGCCCGGACCGCCCGTGGAATTCGCCGTGCAGGAGGAGCAATTGGGCACCGGTCACGCGGTGCGCCAGGCCGGACCGCTGCTGGCCGGAGAAAGCGGCGGAGTCCTCGTCCTCGCCGGAGACACGCCCCTGATTCGTCCTTCCACCCTGGCGGCGTTGATCGGCGCGCACCGCCGGGAAGGTGCCGCGGCCTCCGTACTCACCGCACACGTCGACGACCCCGTGGGACTGGGCCGCATCCTGCGGGACAGCGCGGGCCGGATCGACCGGATCGTCGAGGAGAAGGACGCCACCGGGGTACAACGGGCGCTTAAGGAGATCAACACCAGCACCTATTGTTTCGAACCGGACCTGCTGCTGCGGGCCCTGGACCGGCTGACCCCGGAGAACCGGCAGGGCGAGTACTACCTGACGGATACCATCGAGATTCTCCGGCGGGAGGGCCACCGCATCGCCGACGCCCCGGCCGGCACGCCGGAAGAAGCCATGGGGATAAACACCCCGGAGCAACTGTCGGCTGCCGAATCCTGGCTGCTGGAACGTGACGGCGCGCCGCCTCGCGACAGCTAAAAAACAGTTGACACCGCACCCTCCCGCTCTGTATATATAGTGGTCTGGAAAGCGAATCGGATTCCGCCTGTCGAACCAGCGTTCGATTTGACGGCGGAACTGTGTCGAGACCGGGGTACAAAGGGGGATCGCATGGTGAAAGGAGCTGGTCGATGAAGCACTGTTGGTACCCTACCTATGTTTCCCTTCCTGGTGTATTCCCCTAGTAAGCTCTCCGGTTATCTCTGGCAAGCAGATATCGATGGTCGCACGGTCCCGTTGCAGGCCGTACCCTAGGACGCGTTCCGCGTGGGATCCGCCATGACGAGACAGGTCAATCAGCCTTCCGCGAACCGGCCGGACGCCGTTGCGGAAGGACGCGGGCCAGGCGGCCGCTGGCGCGTTCGGGTGCTGGAAGGCGTGATCTTCATCCTGGTCGGGCTGAATGCCTATCTGGTCTACTCGGTGGCGACCTCGTCCGCATTCTCCATGTCCGCCGAACGATCCGTCGAGGCGGTCGTCGACCCCTCGGCCTTCCATATCCAGGTGGAGGTCCTGAACGGATGCGGTGAACGGGGAATCGGACAACAGGCCATGCGATTCCTCAGAGAACGGGGTTTCGACGTGGTCAATATCGACAACGCCGACCATTTCGAGTACCGGGAAACGGTCGTGCTGGACCGCAGGGGAACGGACGGGCCGTCCGAGGCCGCCCGCGCGGTCGGAAACGCGCTGGGTACGCAATATGTCCTGCTCCAGCGGAACGACGACCGCCTGGTGGACGTATCGGTGGTGATCGGCAAGGATTACGGCGAACTGCTCTTTTCCGTGGAGAACGAGTGATCGTGGCGTTGGCATCGCAGGAAATCGCGGAACAGGCGACCCTTTCCATGCTGGCCAAGAATGCGGTGGACGTGATGATCATCGACCTCAGGGGCCTTTCGTCCATCACGGACTACTTCGTCATCGGGACGGCGGGTTCCGAACCGCAGATCAAGGCGGTCGTCGAGCAGGTGGCGGCGGATCTCAAGGAACGGGAAACGTCGCCCTGGCACACGGAGGGCAAACAGAGCTGGCGGTGGGTACTGCTCGACTACGTGGACGTGGTCGTACACGTGTTCAGAGCGGAAGTCCGCACATTCTACGGACTCGAGCGGCTATGGGGAGACGCGCCCCGGGTCGTCGTTTCGACCGACGCGGCAACGGGTGAGATCATCCGCACGTCCGATGCGGGCGTCCCCGGGGCCAGGGTAGACGCGCTGGAACACGAGGCATAGATTGGGCATTCTCGTCGTCGGAACGGTGGCGTTTGATTCGGTGAAGACGCCGGAAGGAGAGGCCAACGACGCGATCGGTGGCTCGGCGACCTATTTCTCGGCGGCTGCCAGTTTCTATGCGCCGGTAGACGTCATCGCCGTCGTTGGGAACGATTTCCCCCTGGCGTCCCTGGATTTCCTGCGGGAGAGACAGGTTGACGTATCGGGCCTGGAGGTGAAGGAAGGAAAGACCTTCCGCTGGGCGGGCGAATACGCCGCCAATATGAACGACCGTCGCACGATCGACACGCAATTGAACGTGTTTTCCGGTTTCAAGCCCGTGCTGGCGGAGCGGCATCGCGCGCACGATCACGTGTTCCTGGCGAATCTCGATCCGGACGTGCAGCGCGACGTGCTGACCCAGTCATGCCGTACGGACCATCCGGAACGTCCCGGGATCGTCGCCTGCGACACTATGGACTTCTGGATCGAGGGACAGAGGACGTCCCTGCTGTCGACGCTCAGCACGGTGGACGTGCTGATCATCAACGACAGCGAGGCCCTGCAACTGGTGGATGACCACAACCTCGTGCGGGCGGCGGAACGCATACTGGAACTCGGCCCGCGGGCGGTGGTGGTCAAGCGAGGCGCGCACGGCGCGACGCTCTGTACGCGCGACGCCTGGTTCGGCATCCCTTCATACCCCGTGGCCACCGTGGTGGATCCGACGGGCGCCGGGGATACCTTCGCGGGCGGATTCATGGGTTACCTTGCCCGGTCGGGCGATACGGGCGTAGGCGCTTTGAAACGCGCCATGGTACACGGCAGCGTCATGGCCTCGTTCAACGTGGAGGATTTCAGTGTCAGGCGGCTCGAATCGCTTACCGAAGCCGAGATTTCGGACCGTCACGACCGGTTCATGGAGATGATTACGCCATGACCGGCGTCAAGCAGGCAGAGCATGCAGGAAGTGAAGGGTCGGCAGTCATGGATTTCAAGACCATCCGGTGGGACAGCGACGATGGCGTGCTGGTACTGCTGGACCAGACGCGCCTGCCCGGCGAAGTGGTCTACACCCGATGCCGGGACATCGCGTCCGTCGCGGAAGCCATCCGGCGGCTGAGCGTACGCGGTGCGCCGGCCATCGGCGTCGCCGCGGCCTTCGGGGTCGTCGTCGGGGTCCAGCACAGCCGCGCGGCCGACTTCGCCTCCTTCAGCCGTGAAGTCGACGAAGCCGCGGAACTGCTGGCGGCCACCCGTCCCACGGCCGTCAACCTGTTCTGGGCGCTGGAGCGGATGCGCCGGACCGTCCGGGAAAACGAG
This genomic interval carries:
- the folB gene encoding dihydroneopterin aldolase, whose protein sequence is MPGDWINVRGIRTFGHHGVTARERARGQVFEAHVALRLDLSESSRTDRLSDTVDYADVCLRVGRILGGEPCRLLEAVAGRVADELLSAYPPVDQVVVRLWKPGVAADLPHSGTPGVTVHRSRESERTGP
- a CDS encoding aminotransferase class I/II-fold pyridoxal phosphate-dependent enzyme; translation: MRNPVVIERAERLHQIPLNRPLEHSRYLRRLAARGIEPIDLTTGIADPLPRQDTIEKTFDAVAATGGRGDLGGPGGPGGPGGPGGPGGPDDLAETSRHAGDAFRKAFSNWFAYRFDVEIDPDTHVLPFAGSAVGPACVAMALVNPGETVLAPDPSHPAYRTSAVLANGQIQSYPLHGRNDFLPNLKQIEPRIAGQAKLMYVGFPNDPTGVVADHSFFRELIDFARRHNIIVCHDATQHFLTYDGVEAPSLLQTPGAMNVGIELFSLSVLPGGMFRDLGVAVGNPSALAAMSQLTSHLHDPLLPGLLAAAAAEFPRLDRHVEAVVSRCRSQRDLMVTGLRDLGWHLPAPGGGPYVWLPVPPRYSSVRFSILLRKAGVFVVPGAYLGEYGEGYVRMAFNGEESQIRSALDRIDRQMSRFRLRKRAFPAVSLA
- a CDS encoding NTP transferase domain-containing protein, with the translated sequence MEEANDDLITLVLAAGKGTRMHSDLAKVLHRINGRAMIHYVLDTARALRPRRIIVIIGHQAGAVRQELAGSPGLPGPPVEFAVQEEQLGTGHAVRQAGPLLAGESGGVLVLAGDTPLIRPSTLAALIGAHRREGAAASVLTAHVDDPVGLGRILRDSAGRIDRIVEEKDATGVQRALKEINTSTYCFEPDLLLRALDRLTPENRQGEYYLTDTIEILRREGHRIADAPAGTPEEAMGINTPEQLSAAESWLLERDGAPPRDS
- the rsfS gene encoding ribosome silencing factor, yielding MALASQEIAEQATLSMLAKNAVDVMIIDLRGLSSITDYFVIGTAGSEPQIKAVVEQVAADLKERETSPWHTEGKQSWRWVLLDYVDVVVHVFRAEVRTFYGLERLWGDAPRVVVSTDAATGEIIRTSDAGVPGARVDALEHEA
- a CDS encoding bile acid:sodium symporter family protein; the encoded protein is SVITIPVIVVFAYGQFIGDSAEQDISVAGAALGVFLIVAVPVLIGLAIRRFAESFAIRFEPAARKVSAVLLTLVLAGAIFDQRANFVSYFAQAGLVTLVLNLLMMTLAWILARMFASGPTRRTAIAIECGIQNGTLAIAVAVMLFGGGLATMPAATYSLIMFATALIYIAVLRRSA
- a CDS encoding LytR C-terminal domain-containing protein; the protein is MTRQVNQPSANRPDAVAEGRGPGGRWRVRVLEGVIFILVGLNAYLVYSVATSSAFSMSAERSVEAVVDPSAFHIQVEVLNGCGERGIGQQAMRFLRERGFDVVNIDNADHFEYRETVVLDRRGTDGPSEAARAVGNALGTQYVLLQRNDDRLVDVSVVIGKDYGELLFSVENE
- the groL gene encoding chaperonin GroEL (60 kDa chaperone family; promotes refolding of misfolded polypeptides especially under stressful conditions; forms two stacked rings of heptamers to form a barrel-shaped 14mer; ends can be capped by GroES; misfolded proteins enter the barrel where they are refolded when GroES binds), which encodes MPAKQLSFDADARQALKRGVDALADAVRVTMGPKGRCVVLDKKFGSPTFTLDGVTVAKEIELEDNYENMGAQMIKEAASKTSDVAGDGTTTATVLAQAIYAEGLRNVTSGANPMDLKRGIDKAVSAVVGSIAEMSKAVEGRKEISETATVSAHGDGNIGDLIADAMEKVGKDGVITVEEAKSMETSLDVVEGMQFDRGYLSPYFVTDSESMEAVLEDTKILIHDKKISAVKDIYPVVEKIAQSGSPLLIIAEDIEGEALALLVVNKLRGTLKVAAVKAPGFGDRRKAMLEDISILTGGTVISEDAGFKLENVTVGDLGTAKRVNLDKDNTTIVEGAGGTDAIQGRINQIRAQIEETTSDYDREKLQERLAKLAGGVAVINVGAATEAEMKEKKARVEDALNNAKAAIEEGVVPGGGVTFIRALSALDNGLDTEGDETVGAGIVRKALEAPVRQLAENAGLEGSIILQKIREGEGGYGYNFESDAYGDMSETGVIEPAKVSRVALQHAASIAGLLLTTEALVAELPDDTPPPAMPHGGGMY
- a CDS encoding PfkB family carbohydrate kinase, with protein sequence MGILVVGTVAFDSVKTPEGEANDAIGGSATYFSAAASFYAPVDVIAVVGNDFPLASLDFLRERQVDVSGLEVKEGKTFRWAGEYAANMNDRRTIDTQLNVFSGFKPVLAERHRAHDHVFLANLDPDVQRDVLTQSCRTDHPERPGIVACDTMDFWIEGQRTSLLSTLSTVDVLIINDSEALQLVDDHNLVRAAERILELGPRAVVVKRGAHGATLCTRDAWFGIPSYPVATVVDPTGAGDTFAGGFMGYLARSGDTGVGALKRAMVHGSVMASFNVEDFSVRRLESLTEAEISDRHDRFMEMITP
- the folK gene encoding 2-amino-4-hydroxy-6-hydroxymethyldihydropteridine diphosphokinase, with the translated sequence MASVALGLGSNMGDRVARCRQALRELAGHEAIRIVRRSSWYETRPVGHAGQPDFVNGAALLETTLAPMGLLETLKDVEARMGRSVTWEKGPREIDLDLLVYDDLVLERPGLDLPHPAMAQRAFVLVPLAEIHPDLVHPVHGRTVSDLLDDLKPVDHLVRYLTEP